The Clostridia bacterium genome includes the window AAGCTTGAGATATGCCAGGAAAGCTCTCTTGCCAACCTTGCATACCAGTATTATTGTCTCTTTGCTTTTATCCAGCTCATCCGCTCTCGCTTCAAGCTCATTCATAGGTATATTTTTTGTACCTGGTATTGCGGATATGAAAAATTCCGCCTCTTCTCTCACATCAATGACGTTGATGCTTCCATCTTCCAGCTTGCCCGACAGTTCTTCAGCCTTCACTACTTCTATTTTGCCTTCCAGCTTGTTTAACATGACATTAGCCGCGAGAATTGTTGAACTCATTGCCATTGAAAAAGGCGGTGCATAGGCAAGGTCCAACTTAGCCAGATCCTCAACCCTTGCTCCAAGAGTTATTGCAGTTGCAATTATATCTATAGGTTTGTCAGCCGCGCCTTCTCCTACTACCTGTGCCCCAAGCACCTTATGGGTCCTCTTTTCTACAATAAGCTTTGTAATTATCTGTTTATACCCCGGGAAATAATGCGCTCTGTCATTTGCAGGAACCAATATGGTTTCAATCTCGTAGCCTTCCTTTATAGCATCTCTTTCAGAAAGTCCAGTCTTTGCCGCATTCACCTCAAAAAGCCTTACTATTGTAGTTCCAAGTACTCCCTCCAGGCTTTCCTTCAGTACATTCTCCTGATTTTCCAGCACAGCATTGTGTCCGGCGATTCTTCCTGTTTTGTTTGCTGTAGATCCCATAGGATACCATGCGGGCTTCCTGGTAATCAGGTTCATATTCTCAGCACAGTCTCCTGCCGCATATATGTCCTTTATATTTGTTTCCATATACTCATTCACTTTGATAGCCTTGGTCACACCCATTTCAATGCCTGCTTCGGCAGCAATACCTGTATTGGGTCTCACTCCGATAGATAGTATTACAAGGTCAGCTTCAATATCCGCTGCTGAGGTTTTTACAATAGTCACCCTTCCATCAGCACCTTCAAAGCCGGTGACCTTTTGACCGGTCAATATTTTAACTCCCTTGCTTACCATATGGTTTTGGGCATATAGTGCAATTTCCTCATCAAAGGGTGGAAGTATATGCGGCACAAGCTCCACTATAGTGACGTCCAGTCCCCTATGCTTAAGATTTTCAGCCGCCTCCAGCCCTATAAAGCCTCCACCTACCACTACTGCCTTTTTTGCTGCACCGGAATCCAGCAGCTCCCTTATCGCAAATGCATCTGCTACGCTTCTAAGTGTAAATATATTCCTTAGGTTAACGTTTTCAAGTGGTGGGACAATTGGTGAGGCCCCTGTAGCTATAATCAGCTTATCATAAGGAAATTCGCTTATCTTTCCGCTTCTCAAATCCTCGACTATTACTTTCTTTTCAGAAGCATTTATCTTCTTTACTTCATGCTCTATGAATATGTCAATATCCTGCTCCTTTTTGAAGTCCTCCACTGTCCTTACCAGAAGCTCCTGCTTTTCCTTGATAATCCCGCCTATGTAATAAGGCAGACCGCAACCGGCATATGATATATATCTTTCCTTGGTAAAAACCTTCACATCATAGTCCGGATTATCCCTTTGAGCTTTTGAAGCAGCCTTTGTCCCTGCTGCAACTGCACCTATAACAACCAGTTTTTGTTTTTCCATAAATGACCTCCAAAAAAATTAATCAAATAATGCGTTAATGATCTTCTTCACATCTTCATTTACTACGCTGTACGTTACCTCCAGCCCGTTTCTCTCACCTTTTATAATGCCCTTTGCCCTCAATATGCTCAGATGCTGCGATACTGTTGACTGCGGAAGCTCCAGGCATTCCTGCATGTGCGATACGTTGCACTCTTTATTGAGAAGTCCCTTTATAATGCAAAGCCTCACGGGATGGGCAATAGCCTTTAATATTTCTGCCGTACCCTCATATTTTTTTGTATCTTCCATTGAACATGTCTCACTCCTTATATTAATATATTCTAATATTAAGATATTGTGATATAGTTGTCAAGGAGGTAAAAGAAAAAACGCTGGTCACCCAGCGTTTTTTATGCGAATAACGAACTATATAACAGCTTCAGCGTGAGTACCAGTGCTATTGCCACAAATATTGGCTTAATTACCTTTGCACCGTTCTTTATAGCTATTTTACTTCCTAACCTAGCTCCCACTATCATTGAAAGAGCCATTGGTATTCCTACCATGTAGAGTATCTTTCCATTTAACGCAAACATCACAAGTGATGTGATGTTGCTCACAGAATTCAACACTTTGCTGTTACCGGCAGCTATTGTGAAATCAAAGCCGTAAACACTTATAAAAAGGAATATCAGGAAAGAGCCTGTCCCAGGTCCAAAGAAGCCATCATAAAACCCAAGGCCAAACGCAAATATGCAACCCTGTATGATGTTTTTCCTTGTGAGTTCAATAAATTTATACTCACTTCCAAAGTCCTTCTTAACAATTGTGTATATTGCAGTCGCAAAAATAAGTACTAATATTATTATCTGAAGAAACTTCTGGTCAATTTTCAGTGCAGTGAGCACTCCCATCACCGAGCCCACCAGAGTACATGGCACTGTATATTTCATAAGTGGAACAAATACCTTTTTTAAGCGTGTAAAAGTAAATGCGCTTGTGAAGGCTCCAAAGGAGCTTGCAAATTTGTTGGTGCCTAGAGCAAAATGAGGCGGCACTCCAGCTGCAAGTATAGCTGGAAGGCTTATAAGACCTCCCCCTCCGGCAATAGCATCTACTGTAGCTGCTGCAAAGCCTGCAATGCATATAAATATAACGTTGGCTAGATTTATTTCAAAATTCATATATATCTCCTGTGTTTCTTATAAGTCTTGGCTCGTGCTTCGTGCCACGTGCCTTCAGAAAAGTCTTCGTAGACTTATCCCAAGTACGCGCAACTCGAAACGCGTAACGCGTAACTATACCCGAAAGGAATACCCCAGGCAGCCCCTACTGGCTTGCGCCGCTGAAAAGAGGCGGTATAACCTGCATCTTCCTGGATACGACTCCCGGAAGCATTATGGAATTCTTACCGTGCTTTCCTTCAAAGGCCTTTGATATAAGCTCAGTATTGTTACCCGTAAATAACAGCTCTGTCCTTTCATTGGTAATGTCCGTAAGCATGAATAACACCATATCCAAGTCCTTATCCTTGTAGACCTTGTTCATGAATTCCAGTATCCTGTCCTTAACCTCCAGCAGCTCATTGCTGTCCATGGAATTCACCTGCCCGACTCCTATCTCAAATTCTCCCATCTTAAACTGCTTGAAATCTTGATAAAAAAGCTCTTCGGCGCTTTTCTCAACAAGGTTGGAGCCTGCTCTAAACATTGCAATTGCGAACTCCTCCATGTCCAGTCCTGCTATTGAAGCAAGGCTTTCCGCTGCCGCTTTGTCCATATCTGTGCAGGTAGGGGATTTAAAGGCAAGAGTATCTGACAATATTGCAGCGCAAAGTATTCCTGCTATCTGCCTGCTTATTTCTATATTGTTCTCCCTGTATATATTGCGAATTATTGTCGCAGTACAGCCCAAGGGCTGGTTTCTGAAATATACCGGTCCAATGGTCTCTATATCCCCAATTCTGTGGTGGTCGATTATCTCAAGTATTTCAGCTTCTTCAAGGCCCTCCACGGCTTGGGAACGCTCATTGTGATCCACGAGAATAACCTGCTTGCGCTGTGAATTAATAAGTGATGCTCTAGAAAGCATTCCAACCATATTGTTCTCATCATCTACCACAGGGAAATTTCTAAATCTCTTCTTTACCATGATTTCT containing:
- a CDS encoding FAD-dependent oxidoreductase; this encodes MEKQKLVVIGAVAAGTKAASKAQRDNPDYDVKVFTKERYISYAGCGLPYYIGGIIKEKQELLVRTVEDFKKEQDIDIFIEHEVKKINASEKKVIVEDLRSGKISEFPYDKLIIATGASPIVPPLENVNLRNIFTLRSVADAFAIRELLDSGAAKKAVVVGGGFIGLEAAENLKHRGLDVTIVELVPHILPPFDEEIALYAQNHMVSKGVKILTGQKVTGFEGADGRVTIVKTSAADIEADLVILSIGVRPNTGIAAEAGIEMGVTKAIKVNEYMETNIKDIYAAGDCAENMNLITRKPAWYPMGSTANKTGRIAGHNAVLENQENVLKESLEGVLGTTIVRLFEVNAAKTGLSERDAIKEGYEIETILVPANDRAHYFPGYKQIITKLIVEKRTHKVLGAQVVGEGAADKPIDIIATAITLGARVEDLAKLDLAYAPPFSMAMSSTILAANVMLNKLEGKIEVVKAEELSGKLEDGSINVIDVREEAEFFISAIPGTKNIPMNELEARADELDKSKETIILVCKVGKRAFLAYLKLKKLGFTNMKVLEGGTCAYPYKLE
- a CDS encoding metalloregulator ArsR/SmtB family transcription factor, translating into MEDTKKYEGTAEILKAIAHPVRLCIIKGLLNKECNVSHMQECLELPQSTVSQHLSILRAKGIIKGERNGLEVTYSVVNEDVKKIINALFD
- a CDS encoding TSUP family transporter, which codes for MNFEINLANVIFICIAGFAAATVDAIAGGGGLISLPAILAAGVPPHFALGTNKFASSFGAFTSAFTFTRLKKVFVPLMKYTVPCTLVGSVMGVLTALKIDQKFLQIIILVLIFATAIYTIVKKDFGSEYKFIELTRKNIIQGCIFAFGLGFYDGFFGPGTGSFLIFLFISVYGFDFTIAAGNSKVLNSVSNITSLVMFALNGKILYMVGIPMALSMIVGARLGSKIAIKNGAKVIKPIFVAIALVLTLKLLYSSLFA
- a CDS encoding putative manganese-dependent inorganic diphosphatase produces the protein MNKEISVIGHKNPDTDSICSSIAYATLKNLMTSSNAYFSKRIGEINSETLFVLNYFKVEEPKLINDVRTQVKDINIRGVKLVEPEISLKKAWEIMKNWGITTLPISHNNSTLDGIIAVDDIAHSFMDIYDNDILSQARTPYRNIIEVLEGEILVGDINDSIYNGHVLIGAMNPDVMEGYIHPKDIVIVGNRYETQLCAIEMGAQCIVVTGGIPVASSIKKLAESNNCAIVISPHDTYAVARLINQSIPIRQFMKSEELVTFNINDYVDDIREIMVKKRFRNFPVVDDENNMVGMLSRASLINSQRKQVILVDHNERSQAVEGLEEAEILEIIDHHRIGDIETIGPVYFRNQPLGCTATIIRNIYRENNIEISRQIAGILCAAILSDTLAFKSPTCTDMDKAAAESLASIAGLDMEEFAIAMFRAGSNLVEKSAEELFYQDFKQFKMGEFEIGVGQVNSMDSNELLEVKDRILEFMNKVYKDKDLDMVLFMLTDITNERTELLFTGNNTELISKAFEGKHGKNSIMLPGVVSRKMQVIPPLFSGASQ